TTGATCGTATTGATATTTTTACATCTTCCAAAGTCTCATCTCCAATTCCTTTATTCTATTTTATTGTATTATAGCATATTTTTACATTTTTCTCCTCATTATATTAATATTACTTAAATTCAAAAGCAATCCACATTTTTTAAGTATTATAATATCCTTTAAGCTCAAAAAAAGGCTAGACTTTGAATACATCAATAAGTTTAACCTTTTTTGACTATTTATAACTATTATTTCAAAATAATTTGAAGTATATTTCCAACAATTATTCCAGCATAATTTCCTAAAACATATCCCCATACACCAGCTATCATTGTAGAAATTATTAAACTATTCCATCCTTTAGCTATAGCCATAGCTACAGCTGTAGTTGGACCTCCTATACAAGCATTTGATGCAAGCAATAGTTCGTCTAATTTAAACTTAAATAGTTTACCTACTACTAAAGTTACAACTAAATGTATAAATACTGCTAGTATACAGAAAATTAATATAAATGCACCATTTTTTATTATTTCTGATATAGATGCAGGAACACCAAGAACTACAAAGAATAAATAAATTAAAAATGTACCTATTTCCTCAGCTCCGTTAATTTCTTCTAACTGTTTAGAAAATACCGTGGCTACTATTAACATTAAAGTCGTCATTATTAAATACATATTTCCAAAAATAGAATTAGCCATTTTTAAGAATACATTTGAAGTAGGTATTATTGATGAGATATATTCAGATAATAAGTTAGATAAACTTGCTACTGAAAAAGCAATTGCTAAAGCCACAGCTATATCTTTTAATGATATCTCTTTTTTTGTCCAATATGTAGAACTTCCACCACTGTTTTGTTCACCTTCTGTAGCCATTCCCCATTTATTTTTGAAAAATAATATTGAAGGTATTGACATACTTACAAAGAAATATACAGCCATAACTAAATTATCAGCTACTATTGTTGCATTAGTTATATTTTCTGGAGCTTTAAAAGCATTCGTCATAGCAACAAAATTAGCCCCTCCTCCAATATATGAACCGGTCATCATTCCAGCTATTTCAGCTATATGTGGTATTATTGAACTTAGTAAAAATGCAGATATAAATGTACCTACTACTGTTCCTAAGGCTGATACATGAAATGCACCTAGCATTTTTCCACTTTCATTTTTAACCTTTTTTATATCAGCTTTTAATAATAAAAGCGGGATTGCAACTGGCACTACATATGACCAAACTGAATCATATACACTACTTTCTGTAGGTATTATTTTTAAATTTGCAAATATAATTGCTCCTAATAATGCTATAATTGCACCTGTTATTTTAGATGCCCATTTATATTTTTGTTCTAATACTATACTTATTGCAGACCAAACGACTAAGAATGTCCATAACACCCATGTATTATCGCTACTTATCAATGAGTTCACCTTATCTCCTCCTCTTTATGTTTAAGTCAAGCTATATTTTACCATATATAATATATTTTCTCATAGAACCACTTACCTTGCTTTTTTAGTATATAGTGGTCTATAAAATAATAATAGGATATCAATATTTAATTCCTAGATATTTTTATCTATTATAAAGCAACAGTTATCTAACAAAATTTTTATTTATAATATTTAAGAGTAAACTTTCAATAATAGCTTTATTAATTATTCCTTGTTATATTTTTTTATTTTTAAATCTAATACATTCCATATTTCGACATTTTATCGTATAATATACTATATTAATTATTTAAAGAAACGAGGATTTATATGAGAAAAAAACTTACATGTATAGACGCATCAAAGCTACTTGGATTAAAAAACATATTATTAAACGAAAAATTTTTAAAAATTTCAACTGTATTTTTCTTAATATTTGATCCTATATGTATATCTATATTTAACAATTATATTAATAAAGACATTAGTCAATTATATCTATTATTAAGAATTACAATGATGTTTTTCGCAATATTTAATTTATTTTTATTTACAGTAAATGAGTTCTTAAAATTTTGCTGTAATCCATTAGTTGAAAAAGATTTAAATAATTTGCATTGTATAGATATTGAAAAATATAAAAATGCATCTAAAATTTTCAAAGAAATATTTTTTACTCACGTGAAATATTTATGTTTAATAATATTATGTATAATTTGTTTATATAAAGTAAGTTTAATTATTTTTGATTCAAATTACATAGTTTCTTCTCTTTTTATAATATTACCTCATATATTAATCGGGCTTCTTGCTCTATTTATGAAGAAAAAAGCTAAAAGCATAAGCATTTCTTTTTCAAATCTTATAGATGTAATTAAATAATAAGTTAATATATAAATTTCAAATTAAAAATAGTGTGGCTTATAAAATCCTTAAGTCACACTATTTTTAATATTATTTCACACATCAATTATTTTGATTATCAAAAAATCATTTACTTTATGCCTATCTCGTGATACTATAATATTACTTATGTTATTCAAGGTATTTGGAGGAGTTGTAAATAATGATAAAAATATTATGTGATAGTATAACAGATTTACCAATTGAAATAATAAAAAAATACAATATAGATATAGTTCCACTAACAGTTATATTTAATGAAAAAGAATATTTAGACGGAGTTGATATAACTACTACAAAGTTTTATAAAATGCTTAAAGAAAATGGTACTATGCCTAAAACTTCACAAGCTACATATGCTCAATTTGTAAAATTCTTTGAAAAATATAAAGATGATGAAATTCTTTATCTTGCAGGTTCATCAG
The Romboutsia ilealis genome window above contains:
- a CDS encoding DUF819 family protein; amino-acid sequence: MNSLISSDNTWVLWTFLVVWSAISIVLEQKYKWASKITGAIIALLGAIIFANLKIIPTESSVYDSVWSYVVPVAIPLLLLKADIKKVKNESGKMLGAFHVSALGTVVGTFISAFLLSSIIPHIAEIAGMMTGSYIGGGANFVAMTNAFKAPENITNATIVADNLVMAVYFFVSMSIPSILFFKNKWGMATEGEQNSGGSSTYWTKKEISLKDIAVALAIAFSVASLSNLLSEYISSIIPTSNVFLKMANSIFGNMYLIMTTLMLIVATVFSKQLEEINGAEEIGTFLIYLFFVVLGVPASISEIIKNGAFILIFCILAVFIHLVVTLVVGKLFKFKLDELLLASNACIGGPTTAVAMAIAKGWNSLIISTMIAGVWGYVLGNYAGIIVGNILQIILK